The Thermomonospora curvata DSM 43183 DNA segment TGCAGCAGTCGGCGGTGCGGGGCGGCCCAGGAGAGCATGTACTAGTGGCCCCGCAAGGGCCGTCCCCTTTTTCCGATCTACCGGTAGCCAGCCACGAGATCGGAGAGGTTGGGGGCGGTCCTTGGTGTCGTCGGCTTCTCGTTCGTCGTCTGGTCTCTTCTCGCTCCCTCCTCGTCGACGTCTTTTCGGTGTCGCACCGCTCGGTCCCCCGCCGCCTCGGATCTTTGGCCTCTTGCCCCCCTCAGCGGGCCGGCCGACGATCGGGCATCACACGCGACCTCGCAGCGCGGACCTTTACTGAACGTATTGAAGGTCCTTAGCGTAACCTGATGACATGGTATGCGCCAATACCATCCCAATCAATCTGCAACCTGTCAGATTGGATCGTCGCCTTCCAGAACCAACCAAAACACAACCAGACACGGAGAGGCATGTGTCACTCACCCTGGGCAAGCACACCTTCTCGATCTTCGACAATCACCCGACCTCTACTCGAGTTGAGAGCACCTTCCCGGATGCCATCGACTACACTGGCTGCCGCCGCAATGCCACATCGCACTGCGCGATGTGCCATATTGAGCGGTTCGACTACGGAGGGTAAGGTAGAGCCATGGCCTCGGACCAGGGACCGGTCGTCAAGAGCGCGCTTCTCCGTAGCGAACTGATCAAGCTGCGCAAGGAGAAGGGCCTGACTCAAGAGCAAGTAGCCAAGGATCTTGAGTGGTCACCCTCGAAACTGATCAGAATCGAGGGCGGGCGCAGCTCGATCACCAAGACTGACCTGGACGCTCTGCTGAACGAGTACGGAGTCACCTCCGAAAGCCACCGCGAACGTCTGCACACCCTCAATCGGGGTGCTCGCGAGCCCGGCTGGTGGAGCAAGTACCGAGGCCAGTTCTCAAGCGCCTACCTCAACTTCGTCGGGTACGAGGCCGGTGCCTCCTACATCCGCCAGTTCCAGGGGGCGGCGGTCCCCGGGCTGCTGCAGACGGCCGAGTACGCCGAGGTGCTCACCTCCATGATGGTGGAGCCCAGAAGGGTGGCGCCCATCGTCGACCTCCGGCTGCAGCGGCAGGTCGAGATGGCCAGGCGCGCCAAGCCGCCACGGCGGTACTTCGTGCTGGACGAGGCGGTCATCCGCAGACACGTCGGGATCAAGAAGGACCCGGCGATCATGCCGAACCAGCTCCGTCACATCCTCCGAACGGTGGAGGAGAGCGACGGCCTGATCACCGTCCGCGTCATCCCCTTCTCCGCAGGGGCTCACGCCGGGCTGTTCGGCCCGTTCACCCTGCTGGAGTTCGAAGAGGGATTGGACGACATGCTCTTCATCGAATGGGGGCAGGGCTCGACCGAGACATTGTCCGGTGATGACCCCCTGGTCACCGAGTACGCCATCAACTTCGAGGGACTGCTGGAGGAGGCGCTGCCCGCCGAGGACTCACTGGAGTTCATCAGCACCGTGGCCGAAGAGATGTCCTGATCACTCCCCGTCCAGAGCCGATCCCCGGAGCCGCCACGGTCACATTGACAACGACCTTCCACTCCTGACTCCGATCTTGTGCTCCCGTATAGGCGGGCAGTCGATGACCGTTTACACTCATTGGGGGGAATCGGCCACAAGGTCGTGGTTCAGTACGCCTCGTCACCTTTACGGTTGAACGACCTTGTCTGATTCGCCGTAGAAGTGTCGAGGTCTACGGCGAAGGGGAGGTCGTTGGATGGTGGACCAGCCAGACGCGAGCACCAACCTCCAGTGGCGCAAGAGCAGCGCCAGCGAATCAGCAGAGTGTGTCGAAGTCGCCCGGCTCGGAGCGTCCATGCTGGTCAGGGACTCCCATGATCCCCACGGCCCGGTACTCGCCCTCACCCCTTCCCAGTGGAGAGGGCTGCTGGTTCGCATTCGCGGCGGAAGCCTCGACATCAAACGGTGACGGACATGTTCTCCCGGTCGCCCAAGCACGCCGCTCACTTCGCCCATGCACCCGTTTCCGGCAGAGAATCCCGCGCCGGGGGCCGGGTTGACACCAGCGGTTTGTGTCACATGACTCAATTCGGCAAGGCAGTATTACGAAATTCTTCGTGCCGCGACTCCGCAGCCGTGACCACTGAACCTTTTTGAACACGCCGTCTCCGCAGGTCGAGACGAGGTCTGGCAGTCGGAGGCGAAGCCGTGGCCTGCAGCGTCGCGGCACCGGAGCCCCCGAGGCCCCCGTCCCCGGTGCCTTGGGCCACGTGTTGCAAGGTTCGCTGCCATGATCGCCGCTGCGGCCCGGCACGATGACCTCGAAACCGAACGAGCCGCCGGCCTTCCGCTTCCGAATAGGAGCCGGTCCTGATCAGAGGCTCTCCTCGGCCGCCCGAGAGGCTTCGGCCATGCCCAAGAGCCAGGGCGGGAGCCGGTGCAGACCCCACCAAACGGTATGGGCACGAAGCGGTGGACGTGCTGACCGCCCCGCCCTCAGTAGCGCGAGCGACACGAGTATGCGGTGATGTGGAGCAACGCGGCCCCAAGCTTTGCCGCGGCTGCCTCCCTCGCGCCTGAGGTCGCGCGTTGAAGGGCTCGCCCCCGTTGCTCCGAGTCCTATGGGTCGCGGTGCTCCCGCCGGGTCCGGTGCTCCCCCGGTAGAGGCAGCCCGCACCGACACATGACCTGGTGGGCGTGGTGGGCCAAAGGTGCGGAAAAAGACGGCAGGGGTGGGAGGGAGGGCTGTGCAGGGGGTGGGTGTCGGGGCGGGGGGAGAGGGGAAGATCTGTTCCCATCTCACGGGGAGCGGACGGGGGAAGGTGCATGGAAGGCAGTGAGGTACGTGGTCTGTTGCGTCCCTTTCTGCTGTTGCTGATCTTCGAGCGTCCGGGGCACGGATACGAGCTGATCGAACGGCTGGAAGGGCTGGGGGCGGAGGATGTGGAGCCCGCCCACGTGTACCGGGTGCTGCGGGGGCTGGAGCGCAAGCGGCTGGTGGCCTCGTCGTGGGTGCCGTCCGACTCCGGGCCGGCCCGGCGGCGCTATGAGCTGACCCCGGACGGGGCTGCCGAGCTGGAGTCGTGGATGGGACGGCTGGCGCGGCTCGGCCAGGTGCTCGAACGCTGCCTGGGGCGGTGGGGCAAAGTTTCGCAAGCTTCCCTCCCGGCTCCGCTCAACGGCGGTCCGGCCCGGTCCGGCGGCCGCTCACCGGTGATCGTGCGGCCATGAACGCGGTGGAAAGGGGGGCGTGATGGAGCCGGCGGCAAGCCTGGTGCGGGAGGCGTTCGCGCGGCGGGAGGAAGCGGGGCGCGCCCTCGCCGACGAGGCGGACGCGGTGGTGCGGGCCGCCGAGGACATGGCCCGGCGCTTTCGGGACGGCGGCAGGCTGCTGGTGTTCGGCGAAGGCGGGGCGGCGCCCGACGCCCAGCATGTGGCGATCGAGTTCGTCCACCCGGTGATCGTCGGCAAGCGCGCCCTGCCGGCCGTCTCGCTGGCCGCCGACCCGGCCACGCTGGGCGCGATCGCCGGCACGGCCGGGCCGCAGGAGGTGTTCGCCGCCCAGCTTCGGCTGCTGGCCTCCGCCGGCGACATCGCGCTCGGCCTGTCCCCCGACGGCCGCTGCGCGAGCGTGCTGCACGGCCTGCGGACCGCCGCCGCCCTGGGGGCGCTCACCGTGGCGCTGGTGGGCGGGGACGGCGGGCCGATCGGAGCCGAGCAGGCGGTGGAGCACCGCCTGCTCGCCCGCTCCGGCGACCCGTGCACCGTCAAAGAAGTGCAGGTGACGACCTACCACCTGCTGTGGGAGCTGGTGCAGGTGTTCCTCGAACGCGCCCCCTCGCCGGCCGCGGAGGGGCGACGGTGAGCGACTGCCCGGACGGGGTCTGCCTGACCTGCTCGGATGCGGCCGTCGCGGCGCGGGTGCGGCGCCTGCTGGACGACGACCTGGCCGTGGTGGACACCGCGGCCGGGCCGCAGGAGGTCAGCGTGGCGCTGGTCGAGGTGCGGCCGGGCGATGTGGTGCTGGTTCATGCCAAGGAGGCCATCGCGGTGACGGAGCGGGCGTCATGACGAAGACGGACGGGGTCGAAACCCTCTACCCCTTCCTCTACGGGGACGGCGACGGCGCGGACGTCGCGGCGGATCTGCGCCGTTCGACCGCTGAAAAAGCGCTGGAGATCGTCGCGCTGCGCCGGGCGCTGGCCGGCTCGCACGCCGAGGCGCTGGCGGCCTGCGCCGGGCGGCTGGCCGCGGCGTTCCGGGCGGGCGGGCGGCTGCTGGCGTTCGGCAACGGCGGCAGCAGCACCGACGCCCAGTCCCTGGCGCGGCTGTTCATGAGCCCGCCCCCGCCGGCCCGCCCGCTGCCGGCGCTGTCGCTGTCGCAGGACGTGGCCGCCGTCACCGCGCTGTCCAACGACGTGGGCTTTGAGGTGGCCCTGGCCCGCCAGGTGGCCGCGCTCGGCCGGCCGGGGGATGTGGCGGTGGCGCTGTCCACCAGCGGCGGGTCGGCCAATGTGCTGAACGCGCTGGCCGAGGCGTCCCGGCGGGGGTTGGTGACCGTCGGCCTGGCCGGCTACGACGGCGGTGAGATGGCCCGGGCCCAGGCGGTGGAGCACCTGTTCGTGGTGCCGTCGGCGTCGGTGCACCGCATCCAGGAGGCCCAGTCGACGCTGGTGCACGTGCTGTGGGAGCTGGTTCAGCGGGCGCTGGAGGGCGGGGCGGCGGCATGTTGACCGACCCGAAGGACCTGGTGCGGATGCGGATCCGCGTCGAGGGCGTGGTGCAGGGCGTCGGCTTCCGCCCGTTCGTCTACGGGCTGGCCGGCAAGTACGGCCTGGCCGGGTTCGTCGGCAACGACACCCGCGGGGTGATCGTCGAGGCCGAGGGGTCGGCCCCGGCGCTGGCGGAGTTCGCCGCCGCGCTGGCCCACCAGCCGCCGCCGCTGGCCGTGGTCGAGCGGATCACCAGCGAGCGCACCGCGCCGACCGGGGAGCGGGGTTTTCGGATCATCGACAGCCTCCCCGGCCCGCAGCCCGCCGTCCCCAAGCAGCAGGCGCCCGAAACCGCGGGATGGCCGCAGGCGCTGGTGGCCGCCGACACCGCGACCTGCGCCGCATGCCTGGCGGAGATCGCCGACCCGTCCGCCCGCCGCTACCGCTACCCGTTCACCAACTGCACCGACTGCGGGCCGCGTTTCACCATCGTCCGGGACGTCCCCTACGACCGGTGCCGGACCACCATGGCCGGCTTCGCCATGTGCGCCGACTGCGCCCGCGAGTACGCCGACCCCGCCGACCGGCGCTTCCACGCCCAGCCGGTGTGCTGCCCGGCGTGCGGGCCGACGCTGCGGCTGGTGGACGCCGCGGGACGGCAGCTGGCGGGGGACCCGATCGTCGCCGCGGCCCGCCGGCTGCACGACGGCAAGATCCTGGCGATCAAGGGTTTGGGCGGCTACCACCTGGCCGTCCGCGCCGACCTGGAACGGGCGGTGGCGGCGTTACGGGCCCGCAAGCACCGCGAGGACAAGCCGTTCGCGATCATGGCGGCCGATCTGGCGGCGGCGCGCACCCTGGTGCGGCTGGAAGAAGGCGCCGAGCGGGCGCTGACCGGGCCGGCCCGTCCCATCGTGCTGCTGCCCCGCCGGGTGGACGCCCCGGTGGCCGAGTCGGTGGCGCCCGGCGCCCGGGAGCTGGGGGTGATGCTGCCCTACACCCCCCTGCACCACCTGCTGGCCCGGCGGCTGGGCCGGCCGTTCGTGCTGACCAGCGGCAACCTGTCGGACGAGCCGATCGCCTACCGGGATGAGGACGCCCTGCAGCGCCTGGCGCCGGTCGCCGACGCCTTCCTGGTGCACGACCGGCCCATCCAGGTCCGCACCGACGACTCGGTGGTGCGGCTGTTCCGGGGGCGGGTGCTGCCGGTGCGCCGCTCCCGCGGGTACGTGCCGGCGCCGATCCCGGTGAAGCGGCCGTTCCCGCGTCCGGTGCTGGCCTGCGGGGCGGAGCTGAAGAACACCTTCTGCGTGGGCAAGGGGCCGCACGCGTTCGTCTCCCACCACATCGGCGACCTGGAGAACTACGCCACCTTGCGGTCGTTCACCGAGGGCATCGAGCATTTCTGCCGGCTGCTGGACGTCCGCCCGCAGGTGGTGGCGCACGACCTGCACCCCGAATACCTGTCGACCAAGTACGCCCTGGAAAACTGCGACGCCGAGCCGGTGGCCGTGCAGCACCACCACGCGCACATCGCCTCCTGCCTGGCCGACAACGGCGCGACCGGCCCGGTGATCGGGGTGGCGCTGGACGGCCTGGGCTACGGCCCGGACGGCACGCTGTGGGGCGGTGAGCTGCTCATCGCCGACCTGGTGGACTTCGAACGGGCCGGGCATCTGGAGACCGTGCCGATGCCGGGCGGGACGGCGGCGATCCGCGAGCCGTGGCGGATGGCCGCGGCCTACCTGGACGCCCTCTACGGGGACGACGTGCCGGACCTGGCGGTGGTGCGGCGCAACGCCGAGCGGTGGGCGGCGATGGTGTCGCTGGCGCGCACCGGCACCAACGCCCCTCTCACCTCCAGCGCGGGCCGGCTGTTCGACGCGGTGGCCGCCATCTTGTGCGGCCGGGACGCCATCAGCTACGAGGGCCAGGCCGCCATCGAGCTGGAACGCCGGGTGGACCCCCATGAGACCGGCGGCTATGCGGTGACCGTCCAGGACGGCCCGCCCCTGATCATCCGCGGTGGCGACCTGGTCCGCGCCACCGTGGGCGACCTGGCCAACCGGGTCGGCCACGGCCGTATCGCCGCCCGCTTCCACAACGGCCTGGCCCGCGCCCTCATCCACGCCGTCCAGCTGCTGCGCGACCGCACCGGGCTGCGCACCGTGGCCCTGTCCGGCGGCGTCTTCCAGAACATGACCCTGCTGGAGCGGGTCGTCACCGGCCTGGAACGCCTGGAGTTCCGCGTCCTGGTGCACTCGCGCGTCCCGCCCAACGACGGCGGCATCAGCCTGGGCCAGGCCGTGATCGCCGCCGCCCGCATCGGCTCGTCCTGAACCGCTTCCTGGCCTTATCAACGGGGCTCTTCGCGGCGGTCACCGGTGGCCGCGGTACCACGTGGTGATCACCCGGAGGGCGTGGTCGAGCAGAGCGGTGCGGCCGATGCCGGGTGGACGGTCCAGGGCGATGCGGACGCAGATGGACGGGAACACCAGGGGCCGGAGCTCCGCCAGGGGCGAGGTGGTGGACCAGATAGGCGCGGCCCGGCTCGGCCAGGCGGCGTTCGGCCTCGCCGAGGCTGTGGGGGCGGCCGGTGTGCGGGATCCGCTTGACGATGACCCGCAGCAGCGGTGTGTCGGCCTCCAGCTCGGAGGTGATGACCTCGAGGAGCTCGCGGACACCGCCAACCGGGCGCACAACCTCACCCGCAAAGCCACCGCTGAGAGCAGCGCAACCTGTCCTGGCTCACCGGCCGACCCACCCGAGAACCCGGCGTCGGCCACGAGCCTGTCGAGCCCATCACCTGAGCTCCCAAGGAGATCCGTCCAGTGGCCGAGACGACCCGGGTCGCCTGCCGCCGGTGCCCGGGGACCTGAGTCTGCCGGCAACGAATAAGGACGATCAGCGCCGTCCGACGGCGACGCGTCCGCAGGTCCGAGCGGTGTTCATGAGGGGCGGAAGGAGATGGCGGCGCGGACGAGATTGTGATCTGACAGGTCGTCGGAGCTTTCCACTGCGGTGTCGACGATGGTGGCGTCGCGTACCACCACGTGGTCCACGGTGTGCGTTTCGGCGTGCGGGCGGTGCAGGCGGGTCGGCGGGGAGCCGGGCGGGAGGGCGGCGACGGTGAAGCCCTCGCCCAGGCCGGAGGCCACGGTGGCGCGGTCGGTGTTGAAGTCGCCCAGCAGGAGCACCGGGCGTTCCGGGTGGGCGGCGGCCAGTTCGGCCAGGCGGGCCAGCTGGGGGACGCGGCGCCGATCACCGCTCAGGTGGGTGGCGATCACGAGCGTCTCGGCGACCTGGACGGCGAGCACTCCCTTGCCCGGGTCGTTGCCGAAGGACTCGGCGCCGCGGAATTGGCTCGTTCCATCCACCATCAGCACCAGGTGCTCCCCCGGGTCGCTCAGCGGGCAGGAGCCCTGACGCGGGGCCGGGACGCGCGGGTAGCGCAGGGTGTGAAAGGTCCGGCCGGGCAGGGCCCGGCGCAGGTCGGCCAGCTGGTCGCCGCTGACCTCCTGCAGGGCTATGACCTGCTCGGTGCGGCCGGCCAGCCACTCGGTGATCGCCGCGATCCGCTCCGGCTCCTTCGGCCAGCACTTGGGGATGGCCTCCGCGCCCCAATTCTCGGCATGGACGCGATGCAGAACGTTCCAGGTGGCCACCGTGATCACAGCTCGCCATGCTAGGCGGCTTTCCGGCCGTCCGGCGCACCTCGGACGCGGCAGCCTGTACGCGGCCGTCTGTTCCCTCGGCCGGGGTTGGCGGCCAGTCCGGCCCAAGACAGCAGACCGGTGCGGGTGAGAAGGAGCATCACCTGGTCTGCTCTCGGATGGGTCCGCCGTCTCTCATCAGTCCGGGCATCAGGACGAAAAGTCCTCTTATTCGTCCGCCCTATTCTCCAGGGCCTTAAAGAGGAAGAACGCCAACCCAAAAAAGAGCACCGGCGATACGAAAGGACTGATTACAGCGATACTGGTGCCTCCGAGTGGATTGGGGGTGCCGTGTCCGTCGAGGGGGCCGCACTGAGGGTCGGGGGAGCGGTGGCGCAGCTGGTGGCCGGGCGGTGGCTGGCGAGCCGGACGGCCAGGGCGGCGGCCTCCAAGGATCTCGTCGAGCTGATCAAGACCGGGATTCCCGACGAGATCAAGCGGCGGAAGACCCAGCGGCAGTTCGAGGCCGTCGCCGACGCGGTGACCGAGCGGCTGCTGACCTTCGCCCGGCAGGAGTTCGGCGGGCTGGACGATGCGGACCGCCAGGCCGTGCTGCACCAGGTCGTCCTCACCCTGGAGCGCGCCGACCTGTCGGATGAGGCGCTGCTGGCCGACGACATGGACCCGGTGAAGCTGGCCCGGCGGCTGCGCCGCACGCTGCCGGCACGGGAGGCGGAGTTCCAGCTCGGCGAGGCCGGGGCGCGGCTGTATGAGGTGGTGCTGGAGGAGTGCTGCGAGTGCCTGGCGCGCATCCTCATCCACCTGCCGCAGTTCGAGCCACGGGCGCTCGCCGAGACGCTGAGCAGGCTGTCGCGGATGACCGAGCAGGTGGAGGCGGCGCTGGCCCGCCTCCCGGTGCGGTCGCTGACCGCTCCGGAGGGCGAGGAGAACGACGAGGAGTTCACCCGCCGTTACCTGGCCTTCATCAGCGAAAGCCTGGACCGCTTGGAGCTGTTCGGGGTGCGGTTCGAGCGCTTCACCCGGCCGCAGACCACTTTGAGCGTCGCCTACATCAGCTTGAACGCCTCCCCCGAAGACCGGCCGCGCACCCGCCGGGCCGAGGCGGTCCCCATCAGCGACTGGCGTTCGGACGAACGCGACGGCCGCAGCGTCCGTGTGGAACAGGCGCTGGGCGCCCACCGGCGGGTGCTCATCCGCGGCGAGGCCGGCGGTGGCAAGAGCACCCTGCTGCGCTGGCTCGCCATCACCGCCGCCCGCGGCGGCTTCACCGGGGAGCTGTCCGAGCTCAACGGGCATGTGCCGTTCCTGATCAAACTGCGCAGCCATGCGGGTCAGGCGCTGCCGCGTCCCGAGGAATACCTCGACGATGTGGCCGGCAACTTGAGCGGCCTCATGCCGCGCGGGTGGGTGCACCGGCGGCTGTTGTCCGGCCGAGCCCTGCTGCTGGTCGATGGGGTCGATGAGGTGACCGACTCCCAGCGGCCGGCCGTCCGCCAGTGGCTGCAGCAGATCGTCGCCCAGTTCCCGAGCATCCGCATCGTGGTCACCTCCCGGCCCGCGGCCGCCGCGGCGGGCTGGCTGCGCGCCGAGGGATTCGGCACCGTCTTCCTGGAGCCGCTCGGCCCGGCCGACCTGCGCGCCCTGGTCCGGCATTGGCACGAGGCCGTCCGCGACTGCGCCGACCTGCCGTGCCCGCCCGAACGGCTCCCCGCTCACGAGGCCCGGTTGCTGGCCCGGCTGGAGTCGGCCCCGCACCTGCGGACCCTGGCCGCGACCCCGCTGCTGGCGGCGATGCTGTGCGCCCTCAACCTCGACCGTCAGGCCCTGCCCCGCGACCGGATGGGCCTGTACGCCGCGGCGTTGGACATGCTCCTGGAGACCAGGGATGCCCAGCGCAACGTTCCCAGCGCCCGCGCCGTCCCCCTAGAACGCGATCAGAAGATCCGCATCCTGCAGGACCTGGCCTGGCACCTGTCCACCAGCAACCGCGTCGAGCTGCCCAAGCCGATGGTCCAGCGGTTGATCGCCGACCGCCTGGCCACGATGCCGCAGGTCCGGGCCGGGGCGGAGGCGGTGCTGGAGGCGCTGCTGGAACGCAGCGGCGTGCTGCGCGAGCCGGTGCCCGGCCGGATCGACTTCGTGCACCGCACCGTCCAGGAGTACCTGGCCGCCAAGCAGGCCGCCGACCTTGGCGACATGGACCTGCTCATCCGCAACGCTCACCGCGACCAGTGGCGCGAAACCGTCGTGATGGCCGCGGGTCATGCCAACGAGCCGCTGCGCCGGGAACTGATCACCGGCATCCTCGACCGGGCGCGAACCGAACCACGGCAGGCCCGGCGGCTCAAGCTGCTGGCGGTGGCGTGCCTGGAGACCCTTCCCGCTGTCCCCGATGACCTGCGCGCCGCTCTCGACCAGTGCCTGGATGAGCTCGTCCCGCCGCGTACCTCGGCCATGGCGCGTTCACTGGCCACCGCTGGGGAACCGGTGCTGGCTCGTCTGCCAAAGACCCTGGAAGGGCTGTCGGAGAGCGCAGCCATAGCGACCGTCCGCACGGCCTGGCTGATCAACGGCCCCCAAGCCCTCGATGTCCTGGCTCGCTATGCCACCGACCAACGCTTCGAGGTTCAGGAAGAGCTCAGCATCGCATGGCAATACTTCGATCCTGACGAGTACGCCGAGCGCGTCTTGGCGAACAGGTCACCGGGCGGATACCTCTCGCTGTGTTCTTCTGCTCAGCTCGCCGCGCTCAGCAAGGCCCCTTCTCCCGCCACGCTGGCACTGCTCCTGGACGGGCCGACCGATTTGAGCCCTCTTACCGGATGCGCCGACTCTATTCACAGAATAGTGATCTACTCCCCAAAGTCGCACATGGGCAAGGTCCGGCTGCCCGAACTGCCGAAGGCTGATCAACTCTTCCTCAACACCCTCGGATTCACTGATCTCAAGTTCCTAGACAAGTTGCCTTCGCTCGAAAGAATCTGGCTGGGCACTTGCAAGGACGTCACAGACTACTCGCCTCTCCTACAATTCACCGAGTTGCGAACACTGAGCATGTACGGGTGCCGGGCACTGCGCAGCCTGCGGCAACTCCCTCCGCTCGATACGGTGACGTCGCTCGGGCTCAGCAGTTCACATCTCCAAGAAGGCCTTGGCTCGCTTATCGCCGCCGCCCCGAATGTGAATGAGCTCATTCTCACCGAATGCGACTGGCTCCACGATCTCGGCCCCTTGGCCGAGATCGAAATCCGGGATCTGCGAATCGCTGGGTCTTCAGTGAGCGACCTGCGCCCACTGTCCGGCCAAACCCGGCTGTGGCACCTCAACCTGTCAAAGAACCCCATCACCGACCTGACCCCGCTGCAGGACCTTCCCGCTTTGGAAGAGTTGCTGCTGACCGACTGCGCGGGCGTCACCGATCTGCGTCCGCTGGCCTCCCTCCCCCGCCTCAAGAAGCTTTGCATCGAAGGAATCGCGCCTGGAACCGACCTGTCTCCACTGGCACAAAACCAGCGAGTGAACGTCTACATCTACGCCGGCCAGGACGTACGAGGCGGAGAAGCACTGGGACGCCGCCTGAAAATCAGATAAGCCCCACTAGGCGCTCCGCCACCGGAATGAGCTCCGGCGGGCCGCCGACTCTGCTCAGCAAATGCGCGGCAGTGGGTCGCCGACCAGGGTGTCGATGACGCGGGTGCCGCCGAAGGCGGTGCGGCCCAGGACCAGGCTCGGCGGGTCGTCGTGGACGTGGCCGATTATGGCGGCGTCCCGGCCCAAAGGGTGGGTCTGCAAGACCGTTAAAGCCTTGTCGGCGTGGGCGCCGTCCACGATGGCGACGAAGCGGCCCTCGCAGGCCACATAGAGAGGGTCGATGCCGAGCAGTTCGCAGGCACCGGCCACCACCGGGCGGATCGGGACGGCGGCCTCGTCCACCACGATGGCGGTCTGGGAGGCCTGGGCGATCTCGTTCAGGACGGTGGCGACGCCGCCTCGGGTGGCGTCGCGGAGGACACGGACGCCGGCGGTCGCGTTCAGCAGCGCCTCGGTGAGGCCGTTGAGGGGGGCGGTGTCGGAGGTCAGGTCGGCTTCGATGTCCAGTTCGCCGCGGGCCAGCATGATGGTCACGCCGTGTTCGCCGATCGGGCCGGAGACCAGGACGGCGTCGCCGGGGCGGACCGTCGCGGCGTCCAGGGTGATGGGGCGGTCCAGGAGGCCGACGCCGGCGGTGGTGATGTAGCAGCCGTCGGCCTTGCCGCGGCCGACGACCTTGGTGTCGCCGGTGACGATCTGGACGCCGGCGCGCTGGGCGGCGGCGGCCATGGAGGCGATGATCCGTTGCAGGTCGGCGACCTCAAAGCCTTCTTCCAGGATGAAGCCGGCCGACAGGTACAGCGGGCGGGCGCCGCAGACGGCCAGGTCGTTGACGGTGCCGTTGACGGCCAGGTCGCCGATGTCGCCGCCGGGGAAGAACAGCGGGGAGACCACATAGGAGTCGGTGGTGAACGCCAGCCGCGGCCCGGCCGTCGCCATCGCGTCGCTCATGCGGGCCGTGGCTGCCGGGTCGTCCGCAAAGACCGTCGGGCTGCCCGGCTCACCTGCACGGCTCATGGGTGCCGGATTGACTGTCCCATCGGCAAGGACCGTCTCGTCCCCGAGGGCTGTGCTCGCCGCGTCGCTCATTTCGTCCGCACAGGCCGCGCCCGTCTCGCCTGATGGGCCGCTCGCCGCGCGGGCCGGCCCGCTCGTCCCGGAGGCGGCCGCGGGCAGGTCGAGGACGGCGCCGTCGTCCAGGCGTTCCAGGGCCGGGTTGCGGAAGGCGGCCACGAACAGGCTTTCCACCAGGGATTGGGTGGCTTTGCCGCCGGCGCCGTGGGCCAGGGTGATGCGTTCGTCGCGGAGGCGGGGGCGGCGGGCGCGGGTGCGGCGGATGCGTTCCAGGACCTGCTCTTCAGTGATCATGCGTGGGTGGCCTCCTTGGTGCGCCGCCGGGTGAAGCGGCCGAAGTTGTAGTAGGCGGCGCAGGCCCCCTCGGAGGAGACCATGCAGGTGCCGATGGGGTTTTCGGGGGTGCAGGCGGTGCCGAAGACCTTGCACTCCCAGGGGCGCAGCACGCCCTTGAGGACCTCGCCGCACTGGCAGGACTTGGGGTCGGCGACGCGGACGCC contains these protein-coding regions:
- a CDS encoding helix-turn-helix domain-containing protein, encoding MASDQGPVVKSALLRSELIKLRKEKGLTQEQVAKDLEWSPSKLIRIEGGRSSITKTDLDALLNEYGVTSESHRERLHTLNRGAREPGWWSKYRGQFSSAYLNFVGYEAGASYIRQFQGAAVPGLLQTAEYAEVLTSMMVEPRRVAPIVDLRLQRQVEMARRAKPPRRYFVLDEAVIRRHVGIKKDPAIMPNQLRHILRTVEESDGLITVRVIPFSAGAHAGLFGPFTLLEFEEGLDDMLFIEWGQGSTETLSGDDPLVTEYAINFEGLLEEALPAEDSLEFISTVAEEMS
- a CDS encoding DUF397 domain-containing protein, with product MVDQPDASTNLQWRKSSASESAECVEVARLGASMLVRDSHDPHGPVLALTPSQWRGLLVRIRGGSLDIKR
- a CDS encoding PadR family transcriptional regulator produces the protein MEGSEVRGLLRPFLLLLIFERPGHGYELIERLEGLGAEDVEPAHVYRVLRGLERKRLVASSWVPSDSGPARRRYELTPDGAAELESWMGRLARLGQVLERCLGRWGKVSQASLPAPLNGGPARSGGRSPVIVRP
- a CDS encoding D-sedoheptulose-7-phosphate isomerase, giving the protein MEPAASLVREAFARREEAGRALADEADAVVRAAEDMARRFRDGGRLLVFGEGGAAPDAQHVAIEFVHPVIVGKRALPAVSLAADPATLGAIAGTAGPQEVFAAQLRLLASAGDIALGLSPDGRCASVLHGLRTAAALGALTVALVGGDGGPIGAEQAVEHRLLARSGDPCTVKEVQVTTYHLLWELVQVFLERAPSPAAEGRR
- a CDS encoding HypC/HybG/HupF family hydrogenase formation chaperone, which codes for MSDCPDGVCLTCSDAAVAARVRRLLDDDLAVVDTAAGPQEVSVALVEVRPGDVVLVHAKEAIAVTERAS
- a CDS encoding D-sedoheptulose-7-phosphate isomerase, which produces MTKTDGVETLYPFLYGDGDGADVAADLRRSTAEKALEIVALRRALAGSHAEALAACAGRLAAAFRAGGRLLAFGNGGSSTDAQSLARLFMSPPPPARPLPALSLSQDVAAVTALSNDVGFEVALARQVAALGRPGDVAVALSTSGGSANVLNALAEASRRGLVTVGLAGYDGGEMARAQAVEHLFVVPSASVHRIQEAQSTLVHVLWELVQRALEGGAAAC
- the hypF gene encoding carbamoyltransferase HypF; this translates as MLTDPKDLVRMRIRVEGVVQGVGFRPFVYGLAGKYGLAGFVGNDTRGVIVEAEGSAPALAEFAAALAHQPPPLAVVERITSERTAPTGERGFRIIDSLPGPQPAVPKQQAPETAGWPQALVAADTATCAACLAEIADPSARRYRYPFTNCTDCGPRFTIVRDVPYDRCRTTMAGFAMCADCAREYADPADRRFHAQPVCCPACGPTLRLVDAAGRQLAGDPIVAAARRLHDGKILAIKGLGGYHLAVRADLERAVAALRARKHREDKPFAIMAADLAAARTLVRLEEGAERALTGPARPIVLLPRRVDAPVAESVAPGARELGVMLPYTPLHHLLARRLGRPFVLTSGNLSDEPIAYRDEDALQRLAPVADAFLVHDRPIQVRTDDSVVRLFRGRVLPVRRSRGYVPAPIPVKRPFPRPVLACGAELKNTFCVGKGPHAFVSHHIGDLENYATLRSFTEGIEHFCRLLDVRPQVVAHDLHPEYLSTKYALENCDAEPVAVQHHHAHIASCLADNGATGPVIGVALDGLGYGPDGTLWGGELLIADLVDFERAGHLETVPMPGGTAAIREPWRMAAAYLDALYGDDVPDLAVVRRNAERWAAMVSLARTGTNAPLTSSAGRLFDAVAAILCGRDAISYEGQAAIELERRVDPHETGGYAVTVQDGPPLIIRGGDLVRATVGDLANRVGHGRIAARFHNGLARALIHAVQLLRDRTGLRTVALSGGVFQNMTLLERVVTGLERLEFRVLVHSRVPPNDGGISLGQAVIAAARIGSS
- a CDS encoding endonuclease/exonuclease/phosphatase family protein; the encoded protein is MITVATWNVLHRVHAENWGAEAIPKCWPKEPERIAAITEWLAGRTEQVIALQEVSGDQLADLRRALPGRTFHTLRYPRVPAPRQGSCPLSDPGEHLVLMVDGTSQFRGAESFGNDPGKGVLAVQVAETLVIATHLSGDRRRVPQLARLAELAAAHPERPVLLLGDFNTDRATVASGLGEGFTVAALPPGSPPTRLHRPHAETHTVDHVVVRDATIVDTAVESSDDLSDHNLVRAAISFRPS